Proteins found in one Bicyclus anynana chromosome 24, ilBicAnyn1.1, whole genome shotgun sequence genomic segment:
- the LOC112054519 gene encoding fumarylacetoacetate hydrolase domain-containing protein 2 translates to MNTTIAGCRAITHINTRFLVKKVINPTIVGRNFCVSASRNMKLVQFVYKNNPSEIRAGILKGDSVVDINKADSNLPSTVLEILRNGDIEKVKRLQSSPAGLVPLTSIELAAPVHGIDKVLCVGLNYKDHCEEQKLTPPEVPMIFSKFSSTIVGPKDAVRLRTQVTDKVDWEVELTVVIGKQASDVKAADAFHYVAGYTVAQDISARNWQKAKNGGQFLLGKSMDTFCPIGPCIATSDEVGDPQNLDITCSVNGVLKQSSKTDQLVHKIPDIIERLTSVMTLLPGDIILTGTPGGVGMYRDPPEYLRPGDVIRSQIQNIGVLETRVEAF, encoded by the exons ATGAACACTACAATCGCGGGTTGCCGCGCGATAACTCATATAAATACTCGTTTCCTcgttaaaaaagttattaatcCAACAATTGTCGGTCGAAACTTTTGTGTGAGTGCCTCCAGAAACATGAAGCTTGTCCAGTTCGTTTATAAGAATAATCCCAGCGAAATTCGCGCTGGAATACTCAAGGGCGACAGTGTGGTTGACATAAACAAGGCAGATAGTAACTTACCCAGCACAGTTTTGGAGATTTTGAGAAATGGTGACATTGAGAAAGTGAAAAG ATTACAATCATCCCCTGCAGGGCTAGTACCTCTGACGTCAATAGAGCTAGCGGCGCCCGTGCACGGCATCGACAAGGTGCTGTGTGTAGGTCTGAACTACAAGGATCACTGTGAGGAGCAGAAGCTGACTCCTCCAGAGGTGCCCATGATCTTCAGCAAGTTCTCCAGCACCATTGTCGGACCCAAGGATGCTGTTCGATTGAGGACACAAGTGACTGAT AAAGTGGACTGGGAAGTGGAATTAACAGTCGTAATAGGGAAGCAAGCCAGCGACGTGAAAGCGGCCGACGCGTTCCACTACGTCGCGGGCTACACCGTCGCGCAAGACATCAGCGCGCGCAACTGGCAGAAGGCTAAGAATGGCGGACAGTTCTTACTGGGCAAg TCTATGGACACGTTCTGTCCCATCGGGCCGTGCATCGCCACGAGCGACGAGGTCGGCGACCCGCAGAACTTGGACATCACGTGCAGCGTCAACGGAGTGCTGAAGCAGAGCAGCAAGACTGATCAACTCGTTCACAAGATCCCCGACATCATTGAGAGATTGACTTC AGTGATGACTCTGTTGCCGGGAGACATAATCCTCACGGGCACTCCGGGAGGGGTGGGCATGTACCGCGACCCCCCCGAGTACCTCCGCCCCGGTGACGTCATCCGCAGCCAGATACAGAACATTGGCGTGCTGGAGACGAGAGTGGAGGCGTTCTAG